A single region of the Panthera tigris isolate Pti1 chromosome B1, P.tigris_Pti1_mat1.1, whole genome shotgun sequence genome encodes:
- the HELT gene encoding hairy and enhancer of split-related protein HELT isoform X1 has translation MSDKLKERKRTPVSHKVIEKRRRDRINRCLNELGKTVPMALAKQSSGKLEKAEILEMTVQYLRALHSADFPRGREKELLAEFANYFHYGYHECMKNLVHYLTTVERMETKDTKYARILAFLQSKARLGAEPAFQPLGSLPEPDFSYQLHPAGAELTGHSPGEASVFPQGAAPGPFPWPHGAARSPALPYLPGAPVALPSPAQQHSPFLTPVQGLDRHYLNLIGHAHPNALNLHPPQHPPVL, from the exons ATGTCAGACAAGCTTAAGGAACGCAAA AGAACCCCTGTTTCCCACAAAGTGATAGAAAAGCGGAGGAGGGACCGGATAAACCGCTGCTTGAACGAGCTGGGCAAGACGGTACCCATGGCCCTGGCGAAGCAG AGTTCCGGTAAGCTGGAGAAGGCGGAGATCCTCGAGATGACCGTTCAGTACCTGAGGGCCCTGCACTCCGCTGATTTTCCCCGGGGAAGAGAAAAAG AACTGCTAGCAGAGTTTGCCAACTACTTCCACTACGGCTACCACGAGTGCATGAAGAACCTGGTGCATTATCTCACCACCGTGGAAAGGATGGAGACCAAGGACACCAAGTACGCGCGCATCCTCGCCTTCCTGCAGTCCAAGGCCCGCTTGGGCGCCGAGCCCGCCTTCCAGCCGCTGGGTTCGCTCCCGGAGCCGGATTTCTCCTATCAGCTGCACCCAGCGGGGGCCGAGCTCACGGGCCACAGCCCCGGGGAGGCCTCCGTTTTCCCGCAGGGCGCCGCCCCCGGGCCCTTTCCCTGGCCGCACGGCGCGGCCCGCAGCCCGGCGCTGCCCTACCTGCCCGGCGCGCCGGTGGCGCTCCCGAGCCCCGCGCAGCAGCACAGCCCCTTCCTGACGCCCGTGCAGGGGCTGGACCGGCACTACCTCAACCTGATCGGCCACGCCCACCCCAACGCCCTCAACCTGCACCCGCCCCAGCACCCCCCGGTGCTCTGA
- the HELT gene encoding hairy and enhancer of split-related protein HELT isoform X2, with product MSDKLKERKRTPVSHKVIEKRRRDRINRCLNELGKTVPMALAKQSSGKLEKAEILEMTVQYLRALHSADFPRGREKAELLAEFANYFHYGYHECMKNLVHYLTTVERMETKDTKYARILAFLQSKARLGAEPAFQPLGSLPEPDFSYQLHPAGAELTGHSPGEASVFPQGAAPGPFPWPHGAARSPALPYLPGAPVALPSPAQQHSPFLTPVQGLDRHYLNLIGHAHPNALNLHPPQHPPVL from the exons ATGTCAGACAAGCTTAAGGAACGCAAA AGAACCCCTGTTTCCCACAAAGTGATAGAAAAGCGGAGGAGGGACCGGATAAACCGCTGCTTGAACGAGCTGGGCAAGACGGTACCCATGGCCCTGGCGAAGCAG AGTTCCGGTAAGCTGGAGAAGGCGGAGATCCTCGAGATGACCGTTCAGTACCTGAGGGCCCTGCACTCCGCTGATTTTCCCCGGGGAAGAGAAAAAG CAGAACTGCTAGCAGAGTTTGCCAACTACTTCCACTACGGCTACCACGAGTGCATGAAGAACCTGGTGCATTATCTCACCACCGTGGAAAGGATGGAGACCAAGGACACCAAGTACGCGCGCATCCTCGCCTTCCTGCAGTCCAAGGCCCGCTTGGGCGCCGAGCCCGCCTTCCAGCCGCTGGGTTCGCTCCCGGAGCCGGATTTCTCCTATCAGCTGCACCCAGCGGGGGCCGAGCTCACGGGCCACAGCCCCGGGGAGGCCTCCGTTTTCCCGCAGGGCGCCGCCCCCGGGCCCTTTCCCTGGCCGCACGGCGCGGCCCGCAGCCCGGCGCTGCCCTACCTGCCCGGCGCGCCGGTGGCGCTCCCGAGCCCCGCGCAGCAGCACAGCCCCTTCCTGACGCCCGTGCAGGGGCTGGACCGGCACTACCTCAACCTGATCGGCCACGCCCACCCCAACGCCCTCAACCTGCACCCGCCCCAGCACCCCCCGGTGCTCTGA